A window of the Leishmania infantum JPCM5 genome chromosome 18 genome harbors these coding sequences:
- a CDS encoding putative kinesin — MTPLTASSSPRGPAAATASSQESVSVIVRLKGAPKFSSSTALLSYAVEDGTLATPRVSCRPSSRDCGSASPRLHSPRAALGCGSAAEPSVAPSTSFPGADGGADVAAAACTDASESPVLPVSQPRASASLSTQTSKQQPLTPASPTMHSSPRPSLFAAESPATHHHQEDRSSGASAVLGSAAAAGRSIGSHGRVLTITFPNTRERRKYEFGEVLEPEVTNAALCERLIPSVMEQMAAGFDVCVLCYGQTGSGKTYTMNALAPAVAEEVFRSLDVNNEVVEMSYIQIYNNKAYNLLDGARSGRLGAELSRPLTSSTGTGNSGGSSCFASASEPKVLIRSSAEMLAKMKAASRLRVTHAHTLNARSSRSFTLLSLHITRFLDGAPLTTTRVTLADLAGTERLKKSGATGEAADQAIFINRSLMALRQLVESRGTEAEVLHFRESLLTTYLAPRMRSWHLILLVTVSLEAGSFEETKSSLEFATNARRRKVMKVKSGLEQRLPSTVARLYGRPSFLVAAGGVVSGSGWNAREDNADSSELQEIIAVLQYRIRVLEEALKIEQERGAMTAVQSPLTEVLANPGCAAPGAALGAGVTPLANAEALRREFQYYRHLLQEREQDLRRLQAQLPETSAEAGCSPPVLPDSLETSSLSLDEGDAGARDDQQDSATPPASARSSDSSGAQVRSGEGGAADAHVQLRRCVRQLRSLLSRGSSEDKCADVLDRLRNAVLRATEQYEDVNEQLLVVSSSLSGLRTQNHRLCEEVLRANKRLLAIDAECRERCAALQTATLRATTAETTLEQLRLQLFQAYAEQSIREEMTRLYLDAAPIAANVDEAVSGDRQTEQQVELEKVQAHQQVLCDKITELVDNVEQLTLVVAQKDVSLAALESLITPAQRALFHTLSNTSTAIADRGTTSVGGSDGGLAGTTTAAMAADGGSSAADCFSLLQSRVSELSSLLTQEQQQHQLTQCELMEAREDARRSRQEQRQAFFQQQEEARRVGQLMAENYELRQQNERHQLYLHHMCVSFHEKLLQLRHGHEEEMAELRSAAKAAPSHPRGNDGTARQGCEDEDHDDGASSATARALVRDEMPQGVPLGEDRLPQSTVHGSAAVALSMAGVVDSGDAGWRASAPIQRSGRVRHRLTKSNAQHRGEGQGTAPTTTDHTVVADTAAVLPQRVRLPSKVARRSASISKARRHLFATYGEPADPNDAPVPFVKSDVVASTPTATRRRVRASGEARGKRRK, encoded by the coding sequence atgacacCGCTTacagcctcctcctccccgcgTGGCCCTGCGGCGGCAACCGCATCGTCACAGGAGAGCGTCAGCGTCATTGTGCGCTTGAAGGGGGCCCCAAAGTTTTCCTCTTCAacggcgctgctctcttACGCGGTGGAGGATGGCACACTTGCGACGCCGCGGGTGTCCTGTCGCCCCTCCTCGCGGGACTGCGGATCCGCCTCGCCGCGTTTGCACAGcccgcgcgcagctctcGGCTGCGGAAGCGCGGCAGAGCCGTCCGTCGCTCCGTCGACATCCTTTCccggcgctgacggaggcgccgatgtcgccgcggctgcatgTACGGATGCCTCCGAATCTCCTGTGTTGCCAGTATCGCAGCCCAGAGCGTCTGCGTCTTTGTCGACGCAGAcgtcgaagcagcagccctTGACCCCTGCCTCTCCAACAATGCACTCGTCACCGCGGCCGAGCCTCTTCGCGGCCGAGTCCCCGGCTACGCATCACCACCAAGAGGACCGCAGCTCTGGTGCCAGCGCCGTGCTGGgtagcgccgctgcggctggcaGGAGCATCGGCTCACACGGCCGCGTGCTCACCATCACCTTTCCCAACACGAGGGAGCGCCGAAAGTATGAGTTTGGCGAGGTACTGGAGCCCGAGGTGACGAACGCGGCCCTGTGCGAGCGCCTCATCCCCTCCGTCATGGAGCAGATGGCGGCTGGCTtcgatgtgtgcgtgctgtgctACGGCCAAACCGGGAGCGGCAAGACGTACACGATGAACGCGCTGGCTCCAGCCGTTGCCGAGGAGGTCTTTCGCTCCCTCGACGTGAACAACGAGGTGGTGGAGATGAGCTACATACAGATTTACAACAACAAAGCCTACAACCTGCTTGACGGTGCCCGCTCTGGCAGGCTTGGCGCCGAACTGTCACGTCCGCTGACGAGCAGCACCGGTACCGGCAACAGCGGTGGTAGCAGCTGCTTTGCCAGTGCCTCGGAGCCCAAGGTTCTGATCCGGAGCAGTGCTGAGATGCTCGCCAAGATGAAGGCGGCGTCGCGACTGCGCGtgacgcatgcgcacaccctCAACGCCCGCAGCTCGCGTTCCttcaccctcctctctctccacatCACGCGCTtcctcgacggcgcgccgctcaCGACGACGCGGGTGACACTCGCCGACCTCGCCGGGACGGAGAGACTGAAGAAGAGCGGTGCCACCGGGGAGGCGGCCGATCAGGCCATCTTCATCAACAGGTCcttgatggcgctgcgccagctggtGGAGTCTCGCGGCACGGAAGCAGAGGTGCTGCACTTCCGCGAATCGCTGCTTACCACATATCTCGCcccgcgcatgcgcagctgGCACCTCATTCTTCTCGTTACTGTCTCCCTCGAGGCGGGCAGCTTCGAGGAGACCAAGTCGTCGCTGGAGTTTGCGACCAACGCGCGACGCCGCAAGGTCATGAAGGTGAAGAGCGGGCTCGAGCAGAGATTGCCGAGCACCGTCGCCCGCCTCTATGGACGGCCCAGCTTCCTCGTTGCCGCCGGTGGCGtggtcagcggcagcggctggaACGCGCGCGAAGACAacgccgacagcagcgagctTCAAGAAATCATTGCGGTCCTTCAGTACCGCATccgcgtgctggaggaggcgctgaagaTAGAGCAGGAGCGAGGCGCCATGACGGCTGTGCAGTCACCACTGACAGAGGTGCTTGCCAACCCCGGCTGTGCGGCGCCGGGGGCGGCGTTGGGTGCGGGTGTCACGCCGCTGGCTaacgcagaggcgctgcggcgggaGTTCCAGTACTACCGTCATCTGCTTCAGGAGCGAGAGCAGGATCTGCGCCGTTTGCAAGCTCAACTGCCTGAAACGAGTGCTGAGGCTGGCTGCTCGCCACCAGTGCTGCCCGACTCACTGGAAACGTCGTCGCTATCGTTGGACGAAGGCGACGCGGGCGCGAGAGACGATCAGCAGGACTCCGCCACGCCACCAGCCTCGGCGCggagcagcgacagctcTGGTGCACAGGTGCGCTCGGGTGAGGGGggcgctgccgacgcgcacgtgcagctgcggcggtgcgtgcgccaACTGCGTTCACTTCTCTCACGTGGTAGCAGCGAAGACAAGTGTGCCGACGTGCTGGACCGCCTGCGCaacgcggtgctgcgtgcgaCCGAACAGTACGAAGACGTCAACGAACAGCTGCTTGTCGTCTCTAGCTCACTGAGCGGGCTGCGTACACAAAATCATCGACTctgcgaggaggtgctgcgtgcCAACAAGCGCCTTTTAGCAATCGATGCGGAGTGCAGGGAGCGGTGCGCCGCCCTGCAGACGGCGACACTTCGAGCGACCACTGCGGAGACGACTCTCGAGCAGTTGCGCCTGCAGCTATTTCAGGCATACGCCGAGCAGTCGATACGGGAGGAGATGACGCGCCTCTACCTGGATGCGGCGCCGATCGCCGCCAACGTCGATGAGGCCGTGTCTGGCGACCGACAGACGGAGCAGCAGGTGGAGCTAGAGAAGGTGCAGGCGCACCAGCAAGTATTGTGCGACAAGATCACCGAGCTGGTGGACAACGTCGAGCAGCTGACGCTCGTCGTCGCGCAGAAGGATGTGTctctggcggcgctggagtcGCTCATCACACCGGCGCAGCGAGCGCTCTTTCACACCCTGTCAAACACTTCCACTGCCATCGCTGAccgcggcaccaccagcgTTGGTGGCAGTGATGGCGGGCTTGCTGGCACGACCACGGCAGCCATGGCCGCAGACGgcggaagcagcgccgctgacTGTTTCAGTCTCTTGCAGTCACGCGTTTCGGAGCTCAGCTCCCTGCTtacgcaggagcagcagcagcaccagctgaCCCAGTGCGAGCTCATGGAGGCCCGCGAAGATGCGCGGCGCAGTcggcaggagcagcggcaggcgttCTTCCaacagcaggaggaggcgcggcgcgTGGGCCAACTGATGGCAGAGAACTACGAGCTGCGCCAACAGAACGAGCGCCATCAGCTCTATCTGCACCATATGTGCGTCAGCTTCCACGAAAAATTACTGCAACTGCGACATGgacacgaggaggagatggcaGAACTGCGAAGCGCCGCGAAAGCGGCGCCATCGCATCCGCGCGGCAACGACGGTACGGCGAGACAGGGTtgcgaggacgaggaccaCGACGATGGGGCGTCGTCGGCCACCGCACGTGCCCTTGTGCGCGATGAAATGCCGCAGGGTGTGCCGTTGGGTGAGGATCGGCTGCCTCAAAGCACTGTGCACGgctccgctgctgtcgcactCTCGATGGCGGGCGTGGTGGACAGTGGAGACGCGGGGTGGAGGGCATCGGCGCCGATACAGCGGTCCGGTCGAGTGCGGCATCGGCTTACTAAGTCGAATGCGCAACACCGCGGAGAAGGTCAGGGCACGGCACCAACTACGACGGACCACACGGTTGTGGCAGATACTGCTGCCGTGTTGCCACAGCGCGTCCGGCTGCCGTCAAAGGTGGCGCGCCGTTCAGCGAGCATCAGCAAGGCAAGGCGGCATCTCTTCGCTACGTACGGTGAGCCAGCCGACCCCAATGATGCGCCGGTGCCTTTCGTCAAGTCAGACGTCGTCGCCTCTACCCCGACGgcaacgcggcgccgcgttcGCGCGTCAGGAGAGGCGCGCGGGAAGCGGCGCAAGTAG
- the NH gene encoding nonspecific nucleoside hydrolase;with=GeneDB:LmjF18.1580 produces MPRKIILDCDPGIDDAVAIFLAHGNPEVELLAITTVVGNQTLEKVTRNARLVADVAGIVGVPVAAGCTKPLVRGVRNASQIHGETGMGNVSYPPEFKTKLDGRHAVQLIIDLIMSHEPKTITLVPTGGLTNIAMAVRLEPRIVDRVKEVVLMGGGYHTGNASPVAEFNVFVDPEAAHIVFNESWNVTMVGLNLTHQALATPAVQKRVKEVGTKPAAFMLQILDFYTKVYEKERNTYATVHDPCAVAYVIDPTVMTTEQVPVDIELNGALTTGMTVADFRYPRPKHCHTQVAVKLDFDKFWCLVIDALKRIGDPQ; encoded by the coding sequence ATGCCGCGCAAGATTATTCTCGATTGTGATCCCGGGATCGATGATGCCGTGGCCATCTTTCTCGCCCACGGCAACCCGGAGGTCGAGCTGCTGGCCATTACGACGGTGGTGGGCAACCAGACCCTGGAGAAGGTGACCCGGAACGCGCGGCTGGTAGCTGACGTAGCCGGCATCGTTGGTGTGCCCGTCGCGGCTGGTTGCACCAAGCCCCTCGTGCGCGGTGTGCGGAATGCCTCTCAGATTCATGGCGAAACCGGCATGGGTAACGTCTCCTACCCACCAGAGTTCAAGACAAAGTTGGACGGCCGCCATGCAGTGCAGCTGATCATCGACCTTATCATGTCGCACGAGCCGAAGACGATCACGCTTGTGCCTACGGGTGGCCTGACGAACATTGCGATGGCTGTCCGTCTTGAGCCGCGCATCGTGGACCGTGTGAAGGAGGTGGTTCTGATGGGTGGCGGCTACCATACTGGTAATGCGTCCCCTGTAGCGGAGTTCAACGTCTTCGTCGAcccggaggcggcgcacattGTGTTCAACGAGAGCTGGAACGTAACGATGGTGGGGCTGAACCTAACGCACCAGGCACTCGCCACGCCGGCGGTCCAGAAGCGAGTGAAGGAGGTGGGCACGAAGCCGGCTGCCTTCATGCTGCAGATTTTGGACTTTTACACGAAGGTGTACGAAAAGGAGCGCAACACGTACGCGACGGTGCACGATCCCTGCGCTGTGGCGTACGTGATTGACCCCACCGTGATGACGACGGAGCAAGTGCCAGTGGACATCGAACTCAATGGGGCACTGACGACTGGGATGACGGTCGCGGACTTCCGCTACCCACGGCCAAAGCACTGCCACACGCAGGTGGCTGTGAAGCTGGACTTCGACAAGTTTTGGTGCCTCGTGATTGACGCACTCAAGCGCATCGGCGATCCTCAatga